The Vibrio nitrifigilis genome window below encodes:
- a CDS encoding efflux RND transporter periplasmic adaptor subunit produces the protein MSKTVRISLTLAVVVIALLAGQWIWSHYMYSPWTRDGRVRADVITIAPDVSGWVTELDVKDNQHVNKGDVIFTVDSTRYKATIAQLEAQVESDRYSLELAKHQYERRKKLSTNGKLVSDETAESARIKTKLAEAALKLSEAKLQAAQIDLERSVIRAPADGTIINLTLRQGNYVSKGKSVLSLVKDGSLYVTGYFEETKVPMIHVGQTATITLMSGGKPLTGKVTSIGKAIADTNTNGNSQLLPQVQQTFNWVRLAQRIPVDIQLDSVDKNVNLSAGMTVSIHMNQEQEQ, from the coding sequence CCAATGGATTTGGTCTCACTATATGTATTCACCTTGGACTCGTGATGGCCGAGTTCGCGCTGATGTGATTACTATCGCTCCTGATGTTTCTGGCTGGGTAACCGAGTTGGATGTTAAAGATAACCAACACGTCAACAAAGGCGACGTTATCTTTACGGTCGATTCAACGCGTTATAAAGCGACCATTGCACAACTTGAAGCTCAGGTGGAAAGTGATCGTTACTCATTAGAATTAGCCAAGCATCAATACGAACGTCGTAAGAAGTTGAGTACTAACGGCAAATTAGTGAGTGATGAAACGGCAGAAAGTGCCCGTATCAAAACAAAGTTAGCAGAAGCTGCCTTAAAGCTGAGCGAAGCAAAACTTCAAGCTGCACAAATTGATTTGGAGCGTTCGGTTATTCGAGCGCCTGCTGACGGGACCATTATTAACCTGACATTGCGCCAAGGTAACTATGTCAGCAAAGGTAAGTCGGTATTGTCGTTGGTGAAAGATGGATCGCTTTACGTGACTGGGTATTTCGAAGAAACAAAAGTCCCTATGATTCATGTCGGTCAGACTGCAACGATTACTTTGATGAGTGGCGGTAAGCCATTGACTGGCAAGGTAACGAGTATTGGTAAAGCGATAGCAGACACTAACACCAACGGGAACTCTCAATTATTACCTCAAGTTCAACAAACCTTTAACTGGGTGCGCTTAGCGCAACGTATTCCGGTTGATATTCAGTTGGATTCCGTGGATAAAAATGTGAATTTAAGTGCGGGGATGACCGTTTCCATTCATATGAACCAAGAGCAAGAACAGTAA